The Pichia kudriavzevii chromosome 3, complete sequence nucleotide sequence tggatGTATAATAGATATGGGCCGATATATATTCTGTGTTTGATTCGGTAAATCACACCCTTTTCtaataaatataaagaatATCTAGAATGGAAAATGtgttttctctcttccGGAAACGCATTCATTTAAGAGAAAAGCGAGATTAGCCGATAACCGAAAAAGTCCTAGCCGAAAAAATCGAAATGAATATTCCGCTTCTAATTCacatgttttctttttttttttttgaaaatgaaagagaTTCGTGGATGCAAGgatgaaaaacaaacagaCTGCATAAAATAGCCATGCAAGCTTGCCAATaaatgtttcaaacttttgTGAACAACAACTGTTGCTGAGAAGGTTTCAAAGGCCCATTATAACATTGTATTCTGCTGGCTGCCCCAAACAATAAATCTTAGTCTTTACATGTGGGACAAAATTGATCGTGTATAAGAGAAACGAAAGCAATTTAGTCATAGCAAACCTAAGAATGTTAAGGgattgtttctttttcattgagCTGATAATTACTTACGTGGAATATGAACACTTTGTAAAGTGGAAATGCGACTGCATGATAAAAAGATCTTGCTTATAATTCTCACAAGAAACTTAGTAATAGCAGCATACTTCAAGAATTATCTGATTATCAATTGTTCAGGAATATTACACAAATAGGTCTTTTGCAATTGTATTTATTTAACGACGTTTCCACATTGGTGTTTCCCATCAGAAGGTCGCACAAGTATTCAAGTGATACGGTGTTATTTAAAGAGCAGTACCCCCAGCAATTGAAAAGCCATTTCGTAAAATGCATGCCTAACTGGTatgtttgaaagaaaagaagagttATTTTGTAGTTTCTCTTTCAGCGCATAAAAACTCAGAACTGTACCAATTATGGCTCTGAAATGCACTTAAAATTTAAATGGCATTGGTGTGTTTCAAAACAATACTCTTGAaagaaaattcaagaaattgtGAATTGTGAACCCAAAAAGACATCACAAACCTTGTAAATAAGGTAAGTAAGCTATAAACATTGATTACAAGTAGATGCCTAAATACAAccacaaaaacaaaaaatcagaTAATTCCAGTCTACTGACGAAAATGATATAGATCAAGAACACACAGGCCTCGCCTTATAGAATCCTGTCTTAGATTATATCAATATTAGCCGGTTTAACACCTAAAGTTATATAAAGAGCGACCATTATAgcagaaaaaatatcaatataCTAAAATATACTCCTTTTATGAACAATAATGCTCCCGATGATTACTTCTTAGGAAAAGCCAGCTGTAACAAAGAAGATACAATATGACCCAGCTGAACAAGTATTCAAAAATAGATTGCAACAGCTACGGATAAATATTAataaaaaaccaaaaagtttttgagGTGAGTTGGTAAAAAAAGATACTCACTTACTTCAGATCTATCCTTGCAAGGATATAGCAAATTATAACTCATTCTCCTTAATCAATGAGTAAATTTTCTTACCTCTCAAATGCTGAATTAACAGGTCGCGTTGATTAGCCTTATCACGTAATAGTTTATCATGGTGAATCCAAGTTGAATTGCTTTAGAGATGTCAAATTATAACTCCTAATTTTAAATAAATTCAAGTAGATTATTATACATCATGAATCACAACTTAACAAACTAATTATATATTTGCTTGCATATATCTCGTGTATATCTTTTAATACTTTATTTATCATATACCATCATTGGGATCTATAAAATACCAAAGCAAAAAAGCCATTAGGTAATCACAAAAGACTTCTCTTTGCCTTTCCTGTAAAATTCTTTGAGTATATTCGGCTTTTGGACTATACTAGTATTTCCAAAGATAGATTGGGGTCAACCACTAAACAAAGAATTGTTTTATACGACTAAAACCACCAACAGTTCATGGCCAGGTTTTGAATGTTTCtgattgaaaataaacaagAGCTCCCAAACGTCGATCTAATAAATATGTTCTTGATTCACTGCTATTCGAACTAAttaaaaacagaaaattAGCAGAAAGATACTAATACTGTCAACctatcttcaattttttggCCGGATGTAaacattgttgttttgtttcaaaagatgGGTAAGGTATAAATAAACAGTAATAtgtatttgtttctttaaaTCTTGCTTTTGGAAACCAAACTGTAAAATTATCTTTCACAGTTACTTTCACGGTCATTGGCAATTTGTCCGAGTGGTTAAGGAGGAAGACTCGAAATCTTCTGGGCTTTGCCCGCGCAGGTTCGAATCCTGCAGTTGTCGATTATTTTTAGCAATTatttgaaaccaaaattttttcaaaaaaatgagaaacgACCTAGCATAATCAATcgcttcttctttttattCTCAGCTCAACACGATACGCCCTTCCTTTCGATTAAGAAAGATGCATTATCCATATCcgcaaaaaaaatacaactGCCaaataaccaaaaaaaGCTCCGAGACCGGGAATTGAACCCGGGTCTCCCGCGTGACAAGCGGAAATTCTAGCCACTAAACTATCTCGGATAACTGCGCAAGCCCGGAATCGAACCAGGGGCTCAACGATGGCAACGTTGAATTTTACCACTAAACCACTTGCGCTTGTTATtaattgaaagtgttgctggtggtgcgtactttagaatctgattattgcttcTTTATatcttgtatatttttatacgttaattctctgagaacatatatggaatgtcctctgtttaaatagtaattctttaatttaaaaaatagcattttgagggatttaattatcttctagaacttttgtttaaccttctacaatcttcttcaaccttctatatgattacccgatgaggaaatagagagatagtcctttgtctgatctcttacaTTACTCCGCCGCTTTAGAAACTTCGTCCCGAAGTTTATTGTCCTTATCAATTGCTTTTGCATTATCCCATAAAGTTCTCTGTAAATCTTCTGGGATctctaaaaataatgaaaatgggatGCTTGAACTATGACAAGGGTCACAATCTTTCCAGTAGACATCCAATGTATCGTTTGTTTCGTCGATACCAGCTATACCGATAATCTCGGTCAGTCTACTTCTTGCTTCAGCTATTGTTCTTGGGGGTACCTTGGGAAACTGTTTATCCGTTTGTAAGAATCTTCTAAGCCATCTGACATTGATTACTCTATCCTTTTTATTCGTTTTCGGTAAATCAACTTCGTAAGCGTTGTCTGATATCTTTTTGACAACCTTGTAGGGTCCGTAGTATACCGGttgtattttgtaataCAATCTATCACTACCATATGCATCTTTGTGTAATAGTATCCAAtctccaacttcaaatgtttcGTACACTCTCGACTTATTATGCTGTGTTTCCTGACTTCTTTGCGCTTCaatcatgttttctttcacaTTTTCCATGATGACTTTCATTTCTAATGcgaattcttcagctttATTGCTGTACCTTCTACTTGAAACACGACTGCTAGAAATAAACATTGGCGAGTCTGGTAAGTAACCATagcaaacttcaaatggtgatgaacCTATCGAGACTTGATGGGAACTATTGTAGGCAAATTCGGCCATTGACAACCATTTGTCCCAACTGTAGAGATCGTTACTCGCATAATTCCTTAGTAATTGGTTTAAGATTCTGTTCGTTCTTTCTGTTTGACCATCGGTTTGAGGATGATTAGTGGTCGAGAAAAGTAAGGATGTACCAAATATCTTGTACACCGTAAACCAAAATTTATTCATGAACCTTATATCTTTATCCgaaaccattctttttggaatccCATGTAATTTAAAACAATTATCTACCATCAATTTTGCACATTGCTCTGCGGTTGCAGTTTTCCTAGTGGGGATGAAATGTGCCATCTTCGTGAATCTATCCACCACTACCAAAATCATATCGTGTCCATTTTTGCATCTGGGAACACCTGTGACAAAATCCAAACTGATGTCTGTCCATCTTCCTTCAGGAATTGGAAGAGGGGAAAATAATCCTCTTTGACCAGTTGTCTCGGGTTTGGTTTTCTGGCAAACCGTACatctttgacaatatctCTTCACGCTTTTTAGCATATTTGGCCAGTAGAACATAGGGTGAAGTCTCATgtatgttttgaaataccCGAAATGACCAGCAGAGTTACCGTCATGAGCGTTACCAATAATTTCCTGAACCAACTTAGACTTAGGGGAGACTACTATTCTTCGATCATTTCCTCCTTTAACCACTGAGAAATATAGTAAATTATCCtcaattgaataatgtTTGATGTGGTTATGGATTGACTTCGGGATCGGcaaattctctttcaatATGTCGTATATCTCCTTAATttcattgtcttcatcGTACGACTTAATGATCCGTTCTAGCAGTTCCTGATTTGGTGTTAACACCGATTCTATTGTGTTGATACCAACTTCTTTCTCCTCGTAGGGGTACCTAGACAAAGCGTCTGCTACTGAATTAGTAGGACCTTTCACGTACTGAATGGTGAAATCGTAATCAGCTAAATAATCCAACCATCTGGCCACTCTATGGCTATCTATTGCATTCTGTCGCTTTAAATAGACCAACGATCTGTGatctgttttcaatacaAAGTGCCGATTTAATAAATAGTAACGCCAGTTCTTTAATGCTTCGACAACAGCGAGAAATTCACGGTCAtatattgaataatttaATTCTGAACCTATTAATTTCCTGGAGCCATAGGCTATTACACCACGTAATTTTCCATCTGAATCAAGCTGTTCTAACACGTAACCTAACGCAGTACCACAAGCATCTGTGTGCACCACAAATGTATAACCATCTTCCCAAATAGGATGTACTAAAATTGGGGCATTAATCAACTTTCCTTTCAGCTCTTCGAATGCTTTATCTTGAGGTTCTTTCCAAACACATTTCTTATTTGCGAATTCCATTATAGGAGATGCAATCTTAGAAtaatctttgataaatcttcGATAATAACCAGCTAATCCTAGGAATGATTGAGCGTCTTTGGCGTTTTTCGGAATTGGCCAActcttgattttgtctATCTTAGCAGGGTCAGTCTGGATACCTCTGCTTGAAATGAGATGTCCTAAGAAACCTAAGGTTTTGAAGTAAAATGagcatttctttttcttcgcAATCAGCTTATTTCTCCTGagcaattccaatattttttcaatgtgaCTGTAGTGTTCTTCGACAGTCTTTGAGTAAATTATAATATCATCCAGGTACACCTGAACAAATTGGTTCAAATAAGGTGCTAGAATCCTATTCATCattctttggaaagtaCTAGGGGCGTTGGTTAAACCGAAAGGCATCACAACCCACTCGTAGTGACCGTAATCTGTGGAAAAGGCTGTTTTTTCCATATCATTTTCTGCGATTCTGACCTGAAAGTACCCTGacatcaaatccaacttggaaaatactGAAGCTCCTCCAAAACATGTGATTAATTCATCGATTCGTGGTATTGGGAACTTGTCTTTTACCGTATTGTTGTTTAATAACCTATAATCGACACACATTCTCATACtaccatctttcttcttgacaAATAATACAGGACTATTGAAAGGACTGGAGCTAGGCTTGATAAAACCTTGTTTTAGCAGttcatcaacttgtttATTCAgctcttgtttctctgaaTAACTTAATTTGTACTGGCGTCTGTATGTACTCTTGGTAGGTTCAATGAGTATAATTCTGTGAGTCAAATCCCTTTGGGGAGGTAAACTGGTGGGTTGGTCATTGGTCACCACATCTCTAAAttcttcatgaattttcttCCTAATTCCATCAACACCATCGTAAGGTTCttctaaaacattattgttttctttttcttcaactgacTGCACAAACAGTAATAATGgataattatcaacattctttaaatttcttCTAACTGCACGCATGGAGTTAATACCTAtaagttcattttcttgtgtttcttCTAAGTCGTTTTCGTCGCTTGACTCTATTTGTTCTTCGATATCTGGGATTTCAGGAGTTTCCGTTTCCTTTTCGATATTTTCCCAGTCAACTTTATTTCCATGATCTTTAACAAATGGGAAACCTAATATCATTTTATGGTTGATATTCTCTAAGACTAAGAATCtaatattctcattttgcCATTCGTCTCTTAGCTTAAATTGTAATTCTAAGGTTAATTCTCCTTTAACGCTGATCGTTTTCTTATTAGCGGCgacaacatcttcaaattctgtAGGCTCTaaataattttctaattgaTGTGATTTAACGAATTCGTAATCCAAAAAGTTTCTTGACGCACCGCTGTCAACTAAAGCAACACATTCCTTAAATAATTCATTTTTAACTTTCAAAAGCGGAAGTTCTTTCCTATCCATGTAAACGTTCGAAACACTTAAATTTTCTATATCCTTGTTATCTAGTATATACTTGTCAAACTTAGTAGAGTGTTGAATCTCGTTCTTTAATTGCagatttgcattttctatTGTAGGTGGGTTTATAGCAATATCGGAACCAACCACCTTTTGGTTCCTAACtaatttaaattttctcTGTCTTGTTTTCTACCAGCGTAACCACCATTATAGTTTCTGTTGTaattcttgtttcttttataactGTCAAAATTCCGACCACgataatttttatttttaatgGAGTCTATTTCCATTGGTTCACCTCTCCATCTATCTTGATGCGAGAATCTAAAGTCTCTAGCTCTGGGTGCTACcaattgaaagtgttgctggtggtgcgtactttagaatctgattattgcttcTTTATatcttgtatatttttatacgttaattctctgagaacatatatggaatgtcctctgtttaaatagtaattctttaatttaaaaaatagcattttgagggatttaattatcttctagaacttttgtttaaccttctacaatcttcttcaaccttctatatgattacccgatgaggaaatagagagatagtcctttgtctgatctcttacaTTAATTGAATGTGTTGCTGATGGTGCctactttagaatctgattattgcttatttatgtcttatatatttttatacgttaattTTTGAGAACATCTATGGAATGTTCCCTATTTATAATGCAACTGTTTagtcaaaaaaaacattttgagAGATTTGTTTACCTTCTATGTGATTACCCAATTAAGTAGTAGTGAAATAGTCCTTCATCTAATCTCTTACatgttcttctttcttgaCAATATTACAAGCAGTCACtaaattttgtttctgcTCTCGATAATCAAAATATGATTCCTAAAGTTATTAACCAGAGTTATTAAGTCAATACATCTTTTATGTTGCAGTAAATGCTACTAAGTATCATATTTTGTGCCAGAACTACTTATTGTTAGTCATTATgttatttcatcaatacaTGATATCCGCGCTTTCACTATAGAAGAAAACCTATCCTTGTTGAAAAGTATCAATTTTAATTCGGATACTTGTACTGAAATTCACGGATTTCACCGTTACTAAAAGGATTTGTACATGATAAAGCATTTAAAAACAGACCAAGGAAAGAGTCTTAGCCTCATACTTGTAGAAATATCAATTGTGTGCTAAGCTAGATACACATAAGTGAATTCACTTTAAAAGGATGAAAGAAATACACAGAACTATTAAAATTAGCAAATAGTTGCATTCTAATTCTGACAGTTGAGCCAATTGGGTCTGATTAGCTCCACTGCGAGTGTTAAGGATGTTTGCTGTCCAATTAATTTATGTTTAGATTGCGTATCTCAACGCCTAATTTTTTATAATACTTAAAATCTGGGACCAGCAagttttttgaaaaatttcaatttctgcTGTAgctttgttttccttttatcTTTTTACAAGAGTTTAAGCATCTAGTAAGCTGAAGTGGAAATATACCGAACGAGGCTATTGTATCTCTTTTTTGGTCAGTAATTTGTGGTTATTTTTATTGCCCCCCCTTCTCACAAACTATTGAAGTGGCCTTTCAATATAGAGAGTGCTGTTTTTTCCTGAGTGAATTCAAAGGTTCAACTGTCACTAGCCAGTTTCATGTTTCGATGGGCCTATTgatataaaaataaaaatggcAGTCATGATGCGCCTGTATTAGTTTATTGtgaattttgaaatgatCATCTACAGTAGTTCACACCAGATGGAACAGCAGTGATACTTTCGAGAGTGTTTCCTTTGTATATTCTTTTTAGTAGTATATATACAACAAATCTTTAGCTTCTATAGATCCTTCATGTTTTGTATTTTCGGAACATATGCTATAAATACGGGATATAAAAGAGTATGTATTGGGACAATAAGCACAGTATTCGGGTTTTTTACTCTATTTGGGAACAATTTTTGTGACAATAAATCAAAGTCCCTTCTTGAAATTTCGCACTCACTTATCGAATTTCGCCAAGAGGCGTTACTCATTTTCCAGGATAGAGATGAAACACCAACTAAATTGCATTATAGAGAGTCAGAGTCACAAAGTCATTGAGTCTTTTATCAGTTTGAGTTACAGGCAACAATGTCAATGGATATTGAGGCAAAGATATCATGTAAACAACTGAATAGTTGTATGGTATCATTACCGTCTTCATTTATCTACCCTATTCTCAATACAATCAATCTGTTGGTACAACAAGTTATTATACATATATCTGATCCAAAGACCAGGAAACATATCGCTTCTGTTGGTTGGAATGGAAATGTTACTCAAGACGTGGAAACTATTGAAATTGACGTAGATTATGCAAGAATTCTCAAAATCACAGAAGGCTCATTTGTGCATATAGAAATAGATATGGGAGTCTTTAAACAAACTTTAAACGGTTCATCATCTGTTGCTGAGACCATTGAGATTGAACCGTTGACTACCTCGGATTGGGAGCTCACTGAGATACACGCCCAGGCAATCGAAATGAACTTCTTATCTCAGGTAAGATGTGTGAGGAGAGAACAGTTACTTCTAATTCGTGCTAATCCAACCGCTTCTGGGTATTCACCGTCAGAAGCTGTCTTATTTAAGGTTGTTAAAATTAAAATGAAAGGAAGAGAGGTGGATTTTTCCATCATTGGGAATGATTCTGAGTTACATATTATTCCAAAGCCTTACATAGTGGAAAAGGCTTCAAATACCAGTGATTCACCCCCTGTTGGTAAAAGAATGCCTGCCCCTGCAAGAGGAAAACCTGCTAAATATTCATCTATTATAAGAAGATCGATTGTCTATAATGCTGGATCGGGAATCACCATTTATAGCAGAGGTAGTGCGTTGGTCCCTTTCAAGGATGAGGAGTTTCTTCAAGTATCTGTCATTGAAGGACCAGGAACACCACAGAGGGCAACAAAAACTACAACTAAAGAGCTAGAGATGGGATTAACAAGTAACTCGTTTGGAAGACCTATAATTGCAAAATGCATAAGGTTGGATaatgaagacgaagaagaagagggaGAATTGTGCTGCACTCATAATCTTTCAGTTTTGCTTTCACCCCTCCTAGCTGTCGCATTAGGTTTAGAAAATACAACTGGTGAAATGGTGTTGTTGGAGCCTTATATTAAGAAGATTACCAGATTGGATATGGACAAGTGTACGTTTTTTGTGTCTAAGTTTTCAACTACTTCGGATCACATTCCAAGTACAAGTTCTAATACTAAAGTAATAAACAAGTCAAAGGTTAATGAGTTGAAACGGGAATTAGGGGAAACTCTAGAACAAGTTTTGTCCATAACTTATGGTCCCGGGGCTCCTTTAACCAATGGGATAAAATTGCCTATTATTGAGAATATTTTACCCGAAGGTGGTGTGTTGTATATAGCTCAGCATAATACTAAATCACGTCTCAACGAACAGCATTATAACGCGAGAAACTGGACTATTACGGAGAACACAGTTCCCAATACTTTAGGACAATCAAAATTTAGTGCTAAATTTAAGTTGAAAGTCATAGATGATACTCTTATCCCATCAAGTAGAATACAGCAGAAGCATGAAGAGGTATCATACATAATACATGGCCAAGATGATAAACTCTCTCGTCTAAGAGAAGTATTATACAACTTTGTTCCAACCTTTTTATGTGGGAAATCAGGAAGTGGTAAAACTTTGGTATGtcgaattcttcaacaagaCTTTATTGGGAACGGATATTTTGCGAAAtacattgattttgatcATGTAACAGGCTATTTAAACGATGAACAAGCTATCGAAGATAGTGGTAGTcttgaagaggaagatgCCACCAATAGAGAGAATAAAGAGAACAACCAGAATAAGCTGATTGTAAAGTTATTTGACAAGATACTCAAACAAGCATCTTGGCATTCTCCTTCACTATTAATTTTGGACAATTTGGATAAGATTCTTCCTAAAGAGGTTGAGCATGGTGATAATGGCGCAAGTTCACAACTCTCAGAAATCCTAATAaataagtttgaaaaatataaaggGGGTACAACTGTCAACATTCTGATAACTGCCAAGTCTAGGGATTCGATAAACTCTgtactttttcaaaatcatttagtagatgaagaaatgatCCTAGAAGCACCGAATAAGTATCAGGTATCCGAAATCTTGAAAGGAATGATGGTAAGGAGATTTCCAAATCACGTTGGCCCAAAGATTCTAAAAAGGATAAG carries:
- a CDS encoding uncharacterized protein (PKUD0C00880; similar to Saccharomyces cerevisiae YIL080W); the encoded protein is MEIDSIKNKNYRGRNFDSYKRNKNYNRNYNGGYAGRKPRQRKFKLVRNQKVVGSDIAINPPTIENANLQLKNEIQHSTKFDKYILDNKDIENLSVSNVYMDRKELPLLKVKNELFKECVALVDSGASRNFLDYEFVKSHQLENYLEPTEFEDVVAANKKTISVKGELTLELQFKLRDEWQNENIRFLVLENINHKMILGFPFVKDHGNKVDWENIEKETETPEIPDIEEQIESSDENDLEETQENELIGINSMRAVRRNLKNVDNYPLLLFVQSVEEKENNNVLEEPYDGVDGIRKKIHEEFRDVVTNDQPTSLPPQRDLTHRIILIEPTKSTYRRQYKLSYSEKQELNKQVDELLKQGFIKPSSSPFNSPVLFVKKKDGSMRMCVDYRLLNNNTVKDKFPIPRIDELITCFGGASVFSKLDLMSGYFQVRIAENDMEKTAFSTDYGHYEWVVMPFGLTNAPSTFQRMMNRILAPYLNQFVQVYLDDIIIYSKTVEEHYSHIEKILELLRRNKLIAKKKKCSFYFKTLGFLGHLISSRGIQTDPAKIDKIKSWPIPKNAKDAQSFLGLAGYYRRFIKDYSKIASPIMEFANKKCVWKEPQDKAFEELKGKLINAPILVHPIWEDGYTFVVHTDACGTALGYVLEQLDSDGKLRGVIAYGSRKLIGSELNYSIYDREFLAVVEALKNWRYYLLNRHFVLKTDHRSLVYLKRQNAIDSHRVARWLDYLADYDFTIQYVKGPTNSVADALSRYPYEEKEVGINTIESVLTPNQELLERIIKSYDEDNEIKEIYDILKENLPIPKSIHNHIKHYSIEDNLLYFSVVKGGNDRRIVVSPKSKLVQEIIGNAHDGNSAGHFGYFKTYMRLHPMFYWPNMLKSVKRYCQRCTVCQKTKPETTGQRGLFSPLPIPEGRWTDISLDFVTGVPRCKNGHDMILVVVDRFTKMAHFIPTRKTATAEQCAKLMVDNCFKLHGIPKRMVSDKDIRFMNKFWFTVYKIFGTSLLFSTTNHPQTDGQTERTNRILNQLLRNYASNDLYSWDKWLSMAEFAYNSSHQVSIGSSPFEVCYGYLPDSPMFISSSRVSSRRYSNKAEEFALEMKVIMENVKENMIEAQRSQETQHNKSRVYETFEVGDWILLHKDAYGSDRLYYKIQPVYYGPYKVVKKISDNAYEVDLPKTNKKDRVINVRWLRRFLQTDKQFPKVPPRTIAEARSRLTEIIGIAGIDETNDTLDVYWKDCDPCHSSSIPFSLFLEIPEDLQRTLWDNAKAIDKDNKLRDEVSKAAE
- a CDS encoding uncharacterized protein (PKUD0C00890; similar to Saccharomyces cerevisiae YKL197C (PEX1); ancestral locus Anc_1.506): MSMDIEAKISCKQLNSCMVSLPSSFIYPILNTINLLVQQVIIHISDPKTRKHIASVGWNGNVTQDVETIEIDVDYARILKITEGSFVHIEIDMGVFKQTLNGSSSVAETIEIEPLTTSDWELTEIHAQAIEMNFLSQVRCVRREQLLLIRANPTASGYSPSEAVLFKVVKIKMKGREVDFSIIGNDSELHIIPKPYIVEKASNTSDSPPVGKRMPAPARGKPAKYSSIIRRSIVYNAGSGITIYSRGSALVPFKDEEFLQVSVIEGPGTPQRATKTTTKELEMGLTSNSFGRPIIAKCIRLDNEDEEEEGELCCTHNLSVLLSPLLAVALGLENTTGEMVLLEPYIKKITRLDMDKCTFFVSKFSTTSDHIPSTSSNTKVINKSKVNELKRELGETLEQVLSITYGPGAPLTNGIKLPIIENILPEGGVLYIAQHNTKSRLNEQHYNARNWTITENTVPNTLGQSKFSAKFKLKVIDDTLIPSSRIQQKHEEVSYIIHGQDDKLSRLREVLYNFVPTFLCGKSGSGKTLVCRILQQDFIGNGYFAKYIDFDHVTGYLNDEQAIEDSGSLEEEDATNRENKENNQNKLIVKLFDKILKQASWHSPSLLILDNLDKILPKEVEHGDNGASSQLSEILINKFEKYKGGTTVNILITAKSRDSINSVLFQNHLVDEEMILEAPNKYQVSEILKGMMVRRFPNHVGPKILKRISDIASELEGYLPLDLENLLDRAFHNMISKDQIVFEYENFLCAIEGYTPNSLRGVKLQKSATNWSDIGGLKEVKRILLETLEWPTKYAPIFEKCSLRLRSGILLYGYPGCGKTMLASAIASQCGLNFISVKGPEVLNKYIGASEQSIRDLFERAQSAKPCILFFDEFDSIAPKRGHDSTGVTDRIVNQLLTQMDGAEGLEGVYVLAATSRPDLIDSALLRPGRLDKSVICDLPDFENRLDILNTIVKTNGFHLQQGESALDQIAKHTDGYTGADLQAVVYNAYLKSVHEVLEAKDSDIGESNLAGDDLSEVLSKTFTPRNQKFKYNGELEKKIKTVICRSMATDDDIDNESTQGANRSIEKREIIYIKIGHLKESLEETKKSISTNELKKLNRIYSQFESSKRPSEMKSGEGSTEVGVRTSLM